From Desmodus rotundus isolate HL8 chromosome 12, HLdesRot8A.1, whole genome shotgun sequence, one genomic window encodes:
- the SELENBP1 gene encoding methanethiol oxidase isoform X1, whose protein sequence is MALSQLFWSLAWHRRNATKCEKCGPGYSTPLEAMKGPREEIIYLPCIYRNTGIEAPDYLATVDVDPKSPQYCQVIHRLPMPNLKDELHHSGWNTCSSCYGDSTKSRTKLVLPCLISSRIYVVDVGTEPRAPKLHKVIEPKDTHAKCGLGFFHTSHCLPSGEVMISTLGDPKGNGKGGFVLLDGETFDVKGTWERPGGAAPLGYDFWYQPRHNVMISSAWAAPKVLQESFNPADVEAGLYGRHLYVWDWQRHEIVQTLPLQDGLIPLEVRFLHNPAAAQGFVGCALSSTIQRFFKNEGGTWSVEKVIQVPPKKVKGWMLPEMPGLITDILLSLDDHFLYFSNWLHGDLRQYDISDPQRPRLTGQLFLGGSIVKGGPVQVLEDQELKSQPEPLVVKGKRVAGGPQMIQLSLDGKRLYVTTSLYSAWDKQFYPDLIREGSVMLQIDVDTEKGGLKLNPNFLVDFGKEPLGPALAHEARYPGGDCSSDIWL, encoded by the exons CTACCAAATGTGAAAAGTGTGGACCCGGGTACTCTACCCCTCTAGAGGCAATGAAAG GACCCAGGGAGGAGATTATCTACCTGCCCTGTATTTACCGAAACACGGGCATCGAGGCCCCGGACTATCTAGCCACAGTGGATGTTGACCCCAAGTCTCCTCAGTATTGCCAG GTCATCCACCGGCTGCCCATGCCCAACCTGAAGGACGAACTGCACCACTCGGGATGGAACACGTGCAGCAGCTGCTATGGGGACAGCACCAAGTCCCGCACCAAGCTGGTGCTGCCCTGTCTCATCTCTTCCCGCATCTACGTGGTGGATGTGGGCACTGAGCCCCGTGCCCCAAAGCTGCACAAG GTCATTGAGCCCAAGGACACCCATGCCAAGTGTGGCCTGGGCTTCTTCCACACTAGCCACTGCCTGCCCAGCGGGGAGGTGATGATCAGCACCCTGGGCGACCCCAAGGGCAATGGCAAAG GGGGTTTTGTGCTGCTGGATGGAGAGACCTTCGACGTGAAGGGGACATGGGAGCGACCAGGGGGCGCTGCGCCTTTGGGCTATGACTTCTGGTACCAGCCTCGACACAATGTCATGATCAGCTCTGCGTGGGCAGCTCCCAAAGTTTTACAAGAAAGCTTCAACCCTGCTGATGTAGAGGCTG GACTGTATGGAAGACACTTGTACGTGTGGGACTGGCAGCGACATGAGATCGTGCAGACCCTGCCGTTACAGGACGGGCTCATCCCCCTAGAGGTCCGCTTCCTACACAACccggctgctgcccagggctttGTGGGCTGTGCCCTCAGCTCCACCATCCAGCGCTTCTTCAAGAATGAG GGAGGCACCTGGTCGGTGGAGAAGGTTATCCAGGTGCCCCCcaagaaagtgaagggctggatgCTGCCTGAAATGCCAG GCCTGATCACTGACATCCTGCTGTCCCTGGATGACCACTTCCTCTACTTCAGCAACTGGCTGCACGGGGACCTGCGGCAGTATGACATCTCTGACCCGCAGAGGCCGAGGCTCACCGGACAG CTCTTCCTGGGGGGCAGCATTGTGAAGGGAGGCCCTGTGCAAGTGCTGGAGGACCAGGAGCTAAAATCCCAGCCAGAGCCCCTGGTGGTCAAG GGAAAACGGGTGGCTGGAGGCCCTCAGATGATCCAGCTTAGCCTAGATGGGAAGCGTCTCTATGTCACTACGTCGCTGTACAGTGCCTGGGACAAGCAGTTTTACCCTGATCTCATCAG gGAAGGCTCTGTGATGCTGCAGATTGATGTAGACACAGAAAAGGGAGGGCTGAAGTTGAACCCCAACTTCCTGGTGGACTTTGGGAAGGAGCCTCTGGGCCCAGCCTTGGCCCATGAGGCCCGCTACCCTGGGGGTGACTGCAGCTCTGACATCTGGCTGTGA
- the SELENBP1 gene encoding methanethiol oxidase isoform X2 yields the protein MATKCEKCGPGYSTPLEAMKGPREEIIYLPCIYRNTGIEAPDYLATVDVDPKSPQYCQVIHRLPMPNLKDELHHSGWNTCSSCYGDSTKSRTKLVLPCLISSRIYVVDVGTEPRAPKLHKVIEPKDTHAKCGLGFFHTSHCLPSGEVMISTLGDPKGNGKGGFVLLDGETFDVKGTWERPGGAAPLGYDFWYQPRHNVMISSAWAAPKVLQESFNPADVEAGLYGRHLYVWDWQRHEIVQTLPLQDGLIPLEVRFLHNPAAAQGFVGCALSSTIQRFFKNEGGTWSVEKVIQVPPKKVKGWMLPEMPGLITDILLSLDDHFLYFSNWLHGDLRQYDISDPQRPRLTGQLFLGGSIVKGGPVQVLEDQELKSQPEPLVVKGKRVAGGPQMIQLSLDGKRLYVTTSLYSAWDKQFYPDLIREGSVMLQIDVDTEKGGLKLNPNFLVDFGKEPLGPALAHEARYPGGDCSSDIWL from the exons atgG CTACCAAATGTGAAAAGTGTGGACCCGGGTACTCTACCCCTCTAGAGGCAATGAAAG GACCCAGGGAGGAGATTATCTACCTGCCCTGTATTTACCGAAACACGGGCATCGAGGCCCCGGACTATCTAGCCACAGTGGATGTTGACCCCAAGTCTCCTCAGTATTGCCAG GTCATCCACCGGCTGCCCATGCCCAACCTGAAGGACGAACTGCACCACTCGGGATGGAACACGTGCAGCAGCTGCTATGGGGACAGCACCAAGTCCCGCACCAAGCTGGTGCTGCCCTGTCTCATCTCTTCCCGCATCTACGTGGTGGATGTGGGCACTGAGCCCCGTGCCCCAAAGCTGCACAAG GTCATTGAGCCCAAGGACACCCATGCCAAGTGTGGCCTGGGCTTCTTCCACACTAGCCACTGCCTGCCCAGCGGGGAGGTGATGATCAGCACCCTGGGCGACCCCAAGGGCAATGGCAAAG GGGGTTTTGTGCTGCTGGATGGAGAGACCTTCGACGTGAAGGGGACATGGGAGCGACCAGGGGGCGCTGCGCCTTTGGGCTATGACTTCTGGTACCAGCCTCGACACAATGTCATGATCAGCTCTGCGTGGGCAGCTCCCAAAGTTTTACAAGAAAGCTTCAACCCTGCTGATGTAGAGGCTG GACTGTATGGAAGACACTTGTACGTGTGGGACTGGCAGCGACATGAGATCGTGCAGACCCTGCCGTTACAGGACGGGCTCATCCCCCTAGAGGTCCGCTTCCTACACAACccggctgctgcccagggctttGTGGGCTGTGCCCTCAGCTCCACCATCCAGCGCTTCTTCAAGAATGAG GGAGGCACCTGGTCGGTGGAGAAGGTTATCCAGGTGCCCCCcaagaaagtgaagggctggatgCTGCCTGAAATGCCAG GCCTGATCACTGACATCCTGCTGTCCCTGGATGACCACTTCCTCTACTTCAGCAACTGGCTGCACGGGGACCTGCGGCAGTATGACATCTCTGACCCGCAGAGGCCGAGGCTCACCGGACAG CTCTTCCTGGGGGGCAGCATTGTGAAGGGAGGCCCTGTGCAAGTGCTGGAGGACCAGGAGCTAAAATCCCAGCCAGAGCCCCTGGTGGTCAAG GGAAAACGGGTGGCTGGAGGCCCTCAGATGATCCAGCTTAGCCTAGATGGGAAGCGTCTCTATGTCACTACGTCGCTGTACAGTGCCTGGGACAAGCAGTTTTACCCTGATCTCATCAG gGAAGGCTCTGTGATGCTGCAGATTGATGTAGACACAGAAAAGGGAGGGCTGAAGTTGAACCCCAACTTCCTGGTGGACTTTGGGAAGGAGCCTCTGGGCCCAGCCTTGGCCCATGAGGCCCGCTACCCTGGGGGTGACTGCAGCTCTGACATCTGGCTGTGA